In bacterium, a single window of DNA contains:
- a CDS encoding LLM class flavin-dependent oxidoreductase: MEFGVQISSAGLAEMKALATQAEALGFGVLMLADHIVYEGPEKQIDTSWPSYDAMVRAALLLEATSRVRVGHLVLCNLFRHPAITAQGILTLDHLSGGRAFCGIGTGWTATEFAMTGIPYPDMPTRLEMLDEALTVMKMLWSQERTTFTGRHYQLRDAILSPKPARQPEILLGGGGKGLLRVAAKHADVVNIIAAVGANGYISTAEAAKLTDESFRARVRFLREEAARHGRDGDAIRISNVAFTTMLTDSAEQTRNACEALAGFFRIPADAVPRAPLALVGTPDAVAAEIARRERDWGVSQIVFSAREPGLIERLAKDVLPLVR, from the coding sequence ATGGAATTCGGAGTGCAGATCAGCAGTGCCGGCCTGGCCGAGATGAAGGCGCTGGCCACCCAGGCCGAAGCCCTCGGCTTCGGCGTCCTGATGCTCGCCGATCACATCGTCTACGAGGGCCCGGAGAAGCAGATCGACACCAGTTGGCCGTCCTACGACGCCATGGTGCGGGCGGCGCTGCTGCTCGAAGCGACCAGCCGCGTCCGGGTCGGGCACCTCGTGCTCTGCAACCTGTTCCGCCATCCGGCGATCACCGCGCAGGGCATCCTGACGCTCGACCACCTGAGCGGCGGCCGCGCCTTCTGCGGCATCGGCACCGGCTGGACGGCGACCGAGTTCGCCATGACCGGCATCCCCTACCCCGACATGCCGACGCGTCTCGAGATGCTCGACGAGGCGCTGACGGTGATGAAGATGCTGTGGAGCCAGGAACGCACCACCTTCACCGGGCGGCATTACCAACTGCGGGACGCGATCCTGTCGCCGAAGCCGGCGCGCCAACCCGAGATCCTGCTCGGCGGCGGCGGCAAGGGGCTGCTGCGGGTCGCCGCCAAGCACGCCGACGTGGTGAACATCATCGCCGCGGTCGGCGCCAACGGCTACATCTCCACCGCCGAGGCGGCCAAGCTCACCGACGAGAGCTTCCGCGCCAGGGTCCGTTTCCTGCGCGAGGAGGCGGCGCGCCACGGCCGCGACGGCGACGCCATCCGCATCAGCAACGTCGCCTTCACCACCATGCTCACCGACTCGGCCGAGCAGACCCGCAACGCCTGCGAAGCGCTGGCCGGCTTCTTCCGCATCCCGGCCGACGCGGTGCCGCGGGCGCCGCTCGCCCTGGTCGGCACCCCGGACGCGGTCGCCGCCGAGATCGCACGCCGGGAGCGCGACTGGGGCGTGTCGCAGATCGTCTTCTCCGCCCGCGAGCCCGGCCTGATCGAGCGCCTCGCCAAGGACGTCCTGCCGCTGGTGCGATAG
- a CDS encoding cation-translocating P-type ATPase, translating into MDDGSGLTAAEAARRLAADGPNQLPADEARGLLHLALEVVREPMVGLLLAAGAIYLALGSVGEAVVLGVGILLIIAIELYQEWRAERALAALRQLSSPRALVLRDGEPTRIAGREVVVGDVALLAEGDRVPADGVLLEAEHLAVDESLLTGEALGVDKRADPAAFAMAPPGGDATPFVYSGTLVTRGRGRLLVRATGRDSAIGRIGASLSAVEGEDTPLHREIRRVVLVAAVFGVAVCLLVAVLYAGLVGSWLQGLLAGVALAISMTPEEFPVVLTVFLALGAWRLSRRNVLTRRSLAIEALGAATVLCADKTGTITRNRMAVAQLDVGGERLAVAAEGPVTLPERFHDLAEALRLASQRDPVDPMERACDELTARALAGTEHVHDDWERLREYPLARDRLALSEVWRAPDARRALIAAKGAPEAIADLCHLDAAASERMAARVAAMAADGLRVLGVARAYCEAAELPADPHQFDFDCLGLVGLADPPRADVRQAVAESRRAGVRVVMITGDHPLTAERIAAEIGLAEGAALVGAELDALDDAALAARLRTTQVFARVLPEQKLRLVNALKAAGAVVAMTGDGVNDAPALKAAHIGIAMGGRGSDVAREAAAVVLLDDAFASIVAGIRMGRRIYDNLRRAMVFIIAVHIPIAGVALIPLLLKWPLVLSPLHIAFLELVIDPACALAFESEAEEPDIMDRPPRPAGEPLLSRAMVTSGVLQGLGVVGAVLAVFAVALARGLEPADARTLTFATLVLSYVGLILSNRSLHRSLLSTLRVANPTAWLVCGGAVALLALVILLPPVRAAFQFTVLHPLDVAVCVGAATAATVAFEVMKWAGRRRSGDAPRPRRPPAGGPSE; encoded by the coding sequence GTGGACGACGGGAGCGGACTGACCGCCGCGGAGGCGGCGCGGCGACTGGCCGCCGACGGCCCGAACCAGTTGCCCGCCGACGAGGCGCGCGGCCTGCTGCACCTCGCCTTGGAGGTGGTGCGCGAGCCGATGGTCGGGCTGCTGCTGGCGGCGGGGGCGATCTACCTCGCGCTCGGCTCGGTCGGCGAGGCGGTGGTGCTCGGGGTCGGCATCCTGCTGATCATCGCCATCGAACTCTACCAGGAGTGGCGGGCCGAACGCGCGCTGGCGGCGTTGCGCCAGTTGTCGAGCCCGCGGGCGCTGGTGCTGCGCGACGGCGAACCGACGCGGATCGCCGGCCGGGAGGTCGTGGTGGGCGACGTCGCCCTGCTCGCCGAGGGCGATCGCGTGCCGGCCGACGGCGTCCTGCTCGAGGCCGAGCACCTCGCGGTCGACGAGTCGCTCCTCACCGGCGAGGCGCTGGGCGTCGACAAGCGCGCCGATCCGGCGGCGTTCGCCATGGCGCCGCCGGGCGGCGACGCCACGCCGTTCGTCTATTCGGGGACGCTGGTGACCCGCGGCCGCGGGCGCCTGCTGGTGCGCGCCACCGGCCGCGACTCGGCCATCGGCCGCATCGGCGCCTCGCTGTCGGCGGTCGAGGGCGAGGACACGCCGCTGCACCGCGAGATCCGCCGCGTGGTGCTGGTCGCGGCCGTGTTCGGCGTCGCCGTCTGCCTGCTCGTCGCGGTGCTCTATGCCGGTCTGGTCGGCAGTTGGCTGCAGGGACTGCTCGCCGGCGTCGCATTGGCGATTTCGATGACGCCGGAGGAGTTCCCGGTCGTCCTCACCGTCTTCCTCGCCCTCGGCGCGTGGCGCCTGTCGCGCCGCAACGTGCTGACCCGTCGTTCCCTGGCGATCGAGGCGCTGGGGGCGGCGACCGTGCTCTGCGCCGACAAGACCGGCACCATCACCCGCAACCGCATGGCGGTGGCGCAGCTCGACGTCGGCGGCGAGCGCCTGGCAGTCGCCGCCGAAGGGCCGGTGACGCTCCCCGAGCGTTTCCACGACCTCGCCGAGGCGCTGCGCCTGGCCAGCCAGCGCGACCCGGTGGACCCGATGGAGCGCGCCTGCGACGAGCTCACCGCCCGCGCCCTCGCCGGCACCGAGCACGTCCACGACGACTGGGAGCGGCTGCGCGAGTATCCGCTCGCGCGCGACCGGCTGGCGCTCTCGGAGGTCTGGCGCGCCCCCGACGCGCGGCGGGCGCTGATCGCCGCCAAGGGCGCGCCGGAGGCGATCGCCGATCTCTGCCACCTGGACGCCGCGGCGAGCGAGCGGATGGCGGCGCGGGTGGCCGCGATGGCCGCCGACGGCCTGCGCGTGCTCGGCGTGGCGCGCGCCTACTGCGAGGCCGCCGAGCTGCCCGCGGATCCGCACCAGTTCGATTTCGACTGCCTCGGGCTCGTCGGGCTGGCCGACCCGCCGCGCGCCGACGTGCGGCAGGCGGTCGCCGAGAGCCGGCGGGCCGGCGTGCGGGTGGTGATGATCACCGGCGACCATCCGCTGACCGCCGAGCGCATCGCGGCCGAGATCGGCCTCGCCGAGGGCGCGGCGCTGGTCGGCGCCGAGCTCGATGCGCTCGACGACGCGGCGCTCGCCGCCCGCCTGCGCACCACCCAGGTCTTCGCCCGCGTCCTGCCCGAACAGAAGCTGCGCCTGGTGAACGCCCTCAAGGCCGCGGGCGCGGTGGTGGCGATGACCGGCGATGGCGTCAACGACGCCCCGGCGCTGAAGGCGGCGCACATCGGCATCGCCATGGGCGGCCGCGGCAGCGACGTCGCGCGCGAGGCCGCCGCGGTGGTGCTGCTCGACGACGCCTTCGCGTCGATCGTCGCCGGCATCCGCATGGGCCGCCGCATCTACGACAACCTGCGGCGCGCCATGGTGTTCATCATCGCGGTGCACATCCCGATCGCCGGCGTGGCGCTGATCCCGCTGCTGCTCAAGTGGCCGCTGGTGCTGTCGCCGCTGCACATCGCCTTTCTCGAGCTGGTGATCGATCCCGCCTGCGCGCTGGCGTTCGAGTCGGAGGCGGAGGAGCCGGACATCATGGATCGACCGCCGCGCCCGGCCGGCGAGCCCCTGCTGTCGCGCGCCATGGTGACGTCCGGGGTCCTGCAGGGGCTCGGCGTCGTCGGCGCCGTGCTGGCGGTGTTCGCGGTGGCGCTGGCGCGGGGGCTCGAGCCCGCCGACGCGCGGACCCTGACCTTCGCGACCCTGGTGCTGTCCTACGTCGGCCTCATCCTCAGCAACCGCTCCCTGCACCGCAGCCTGCTCAGCACCCTGCGCGTCGCCAATCCCACCGCCTGGCTGGTCTGCGGCGGCGCCGTCGCGCTGCTCGCCCTCGTCATCCTCCTGCCGCCGGTGCGCGCCGCCTTTCAGTTCACCGTCCTGCACCCGCTCGACGTCGCGGTCTGCGTCGGCGCCGCGACCGCCGCGACCGTCGCGTTCGAGGTGATGAAGTGGGCCGGCAGGCGCCGCTCCGGCGACGCGCCACGGCCGCGGCGCCCGCCTGCGGGCGGTCCGTCCGAGTAG
- a CDS encoding AMP-binding protein codes for MAAPPLAFEAGFTVGEQIEARAVHPEASKKTVLMQGDRRWTYAQFRDESVRMAHFLLRRLGSIDERRPGHVAMVLENHLELLALYGGCAFGGLTLFGVNTGLRGEVLTGVLNQSRARLLVVDERFWPEVERIRRDLTHLAPENVLILKTGAGDVDPAADLVACVEREVAPAGRSLEAPPVTVTSDTNLMVIYTSGTTGLPKGINNNHTKLCATGFGVSANLGLGADDIGYACMPLFHSNAMFVGFMPAFWVGGGMALRERFSASQFVPDVLRYGVTFWNYVGEPVHYVLAAIEKQYGGDEARIKAEITDNPKNHFRYAVGNGAAPPDIDRFMEWMGLEDMFELYGSTEAAISTFRRKGDPRGSVGEVLDAAVKILGPDGAECPPAELGADGKLLNYEQCVGEICRVAADTGLFQGYFDNPKANSEKFRDGVYHSGDLGHILVVDGRRFLFFDGRTDDWIRKDGENFSAGQVGRILSEHPDVQLAVAYGVPCSVSDELVMATIKLRDGARFDPKGFFDWCEAQVNGASMDRKWFPDFVRVVGDFEFTQTQKVLVRNYKKTHFDLSRLPANEPVYWRQRGDTAFRPFTAADYAALRDEFREREKLELLDR; via the coding sequence GTGGCAGCACCACCGCTGGCATTCGAGGCAGGCTTTACCGTTGGCGAGCAGATCGAGGCGCGCGCCGTCCACCCGGAGGCGTCGAAGAAGACGGTGCTCATGCAGGGCGACCGGCGCTGGACATACGCGCAATTCCGCGACGAGTCGGTGCGCATGGCGCACTTCCTCCTGCGCCGCCTCGGCTCCATCGATGAGCGGCGGCCCGGCCACGTGGCGATGGTGCTGGAGAACCACCTCGAGCTGCTGGCGCTGTACGGCGGCTGCGCCTTCGGCGGCCTGACGCTGTTCGGCGTCAACACCGGGCTGCGCGGCGAGGTGCTGACCGGGGTGCTGAACCAGTCGCGCGCCCGCCTGCTGGTGGTGGACGAGCGCTTCTGGCCCGAGGTCGAGCGCATCCGGCGCGACCTCACCCATCTCGCGCCGGAAAACGTGCTCATCCTCAAGACCGGGGCCGGCGACGTCGACCCCGCGGCCGACCTCGTCGCCTGCGTCGAGCGCGAGGTCGCGCCCGCCGGGCGGTCGCTCGAGGCGCCGCCGGTGACGGTGACCAGCGACACCAACCTGATGGTGATCTACACGTCGGGCACCACCGGCCTGCCGAAGGGGATCAACAACAACCACACCAAACTGTGCGCCACCGGCTTCGGCGTCAGCGCCAACCTCGGGCTCGGCGCCGACGACATCGGCTACGCCTGCATGCCGCTGTTCCACTCCAACGCCATGTTCGTCGGCTTCATGCCGGCCTTCTGGGTGGGTGGCGGCATGGCGCTGCGCGAGCGCTTCAGCGCCAGCCAGTTCGTGCCCGACGTCCTCCGCTACGGCGTCACCTTCTGGAACTACGTCGGCGAGCCGGTGCACTACGTCCTGGCGGCGATCGAGAAGCAGTACGGCGGCGACGAGGCGCGCATCAAGGCGGAGATCACCGACAACCCGAAGAACCACTTCCGCTACGCGGTCGGCAACGGCGCCGCGCCGCCGGACATCGATCGGTTCATGGAGTGGATGGGGCTCGAGGACATGTTCGAGCTCTACGGCTCGACCGAGGCGGCGATCAGCACCTTCCGCCGCAAGGGCGATCCGCGCGGCAGCGTCGGCGAGGTGCTGGACGCCGCGGTGAAGATCCTCGGTCCGGACGGCGCGGAGTGCCCGCCGGCCGAGCTCGGCGCCGACGGCAAGCTGCTGAATTACGAGCAGTGCGTCGGCGAGATCTGCCGCGTCGCCGCCGACACCGGTCTCTTCCAGGGCTACTTCGACAATCCCAAGGCCAACAGCGAGAAGTTCCGCGACGGCGTCTACCACTCGGGCGACCTCGGCCACATCCTGGTCGTCGACGGCCGCCGCTTCCTCTTCTTCGACGGCCGCACCGACGACTGGATCCGCAAGGACGGCGAGAACTTCTCCGCCGGTCAGGTCGGCCGCATCCTCTCCGAGCACCCGGACGTGCAGCTCGCCGTCGCCTACGGCGTGCCGTGCTCGGTGTCGGACGAGCTGGTGATGGCGACGATCAAGCTGCGCGACGGCGCCCGCTTCGATCCCAAGGGCTTCTTCGACTGGTGCGAGGCGCAGGTGAACGGCGCCAGCATGGACCGCAAGTGGTTCCCCGACTTCGTCCGCGTGGTCGGCGACTTCGAGTTCACGCAGACGCAGAAGGTGCTGGTGCGCAACTACAAGAAGACGCACTTCGACCTGAGCCGCCTGCCGGCGAACGAGCCGGTCTATTGGCGGCAGCGCGGCGATACCGCGTTCAGACCGTTCACCGCCGCCGACTACGCGGCGCTGCGCGACGAGTTCAGGGAGCGCGAGAAGCTCGAGCTGCTGGACCGCTGA
- a CDS encoding prolyl oligopeptidase family serine peptidase, protein MPSPWIDAEFHAEVTLALGYRYRLSLPEGEPAAGGRWPLLVFLHGSGERGDDLDVVARNGPPKLIAEGRRFPAIVASPQAPEHAAWDPHAVQALVDALRRRHPVDDDRVYLTGLSMGGYAVWDTLAAYPDTFAAAVPICGGIGAAIVAAERFAHVPVWIFHGADDPIVPVENAQRIHDALLAAGGAPAMTIYPGVGHDSWVRAYDDPALWAWLFAQRRAAALR, encoded by the coding sequence ATGCCCAGTCCGTGGATCGACGCCGAGTTTCACGCCGAGGTGACGCTCGCGCTCGGCTATCGCTACCGGCTGTCGCTGCCGGAGGGCGAGCCCGCGGCCGGCGGGCGCTGGCCGCTGCTGGTCTTCCTGCACGGCTCGGGCGAGCGCGGCGACGATCTCGACGTCGTGGCGCGCAACGGCCCGCCGAAGCTGATCGCCGAGGGCCGCCGCTTCCCCGCCATCGTCGCCAGCCCGCAGGCGCCCGAGCACGCGGCGTGGGACCCGCACGCCGTGCAGGCGCTGGTCGACGCGCTGCGCCGCCGCCATCCGGTCGACGACGATCGCGTCTATCTCACCGGTCTCAGCATGGGCGGCTACGCGGTGTGGGACACGCTCGCCGCCTACCCCGACACCTTCGCGGCCGCGGTGCCGATCTGCGGCGGCATCGGCGCCGCGATCGTCGCCGCCGAGCGCTTCGCGCACGTGCCGGTGTGGATCTTCCACGGCGCCGACGACCCGATCGTCCCGGTCGAGAACGCGCAGCGCATCCACGACGCGCTGCTGGCCGCCGGCGGCGCGCCGGCGATGACGATCTACCCAGGCGTCGGCCACGACTCCTGGGTGCGCGCCTACGACGATCCGGCCCTGTGGGCCTGGCTCTTCGCCCAGCGCCGCGCCGCCGCGCTCCGCTGA
- a CDS encoding PQQ-binding-like beta-propeller repeat protein, whose product MRSRVRRWIAICALVAPVLLPRAGSACVGDCNDDRRVTIDELVRAVTIALGGDAIGVCDAIDNNRDGVVGINELVRGVTKALSGCGGGPAGEVLFSPQNNQLDEYDLASGAVTTTVPNTHANINGQICLLPGGAGSYVGGEDTGQPAVRPGWAIFSADGTFLQKIPLPAFDNETTNPDPIGCVVDADGRLFGSAIGSQGGADGHLVVFFPPDYTTSCTLDGGLRTPGLMTSDDDGNLYVAEAGPPGRVQRYAAPFPANADECDTVVPVKTPFIAYSDAVASLGVARGRDGHFFVSQVVGLAGRDAGIREHAADGTFLREVLPPGDWGNPAGMAFDSQGTLYYADLGLNEQNEDVAGAGTLRRVTFDDAGRPSEPELMRRGISFPDGLAVLPSRADEWLTLGGSIRRTYFNPRERALNAGTAPQLVNKWRYMTGGMISAQAAVTWVDLPGEGRTQIVIVPSWDRYVYALRAENGSLAWRYLMKPQPGTYYPYAGSPTVAWIDGQQRVYVPGGETLYCLDATTGAELWQFDAGTGCTTCTTREERNQIESTPAVVDGLVLLGMDTNDGVPGKGAIFALRADDGRLAWWFDVVTTATCRPFAEDNIRRFDGFHSAEALGLPEGFLESRPGCDFDRTSIGCGNIWSSMAVDMRRRQLYTVSSNCDVDDDPNTPQPPVTPPLEEAIIALTLDGDLAWSWRPREVDPDDLDFGAVPNLFEAEIGGAVRDLVGVGGKDGTYYALDRGGVNQISGVVEPYWATNVVPGGPIGGIIGSASVGEGIAVFSTGFGFSISRPQKPSVHALNLSDGSVRWQDSSADTSYAPCMGVPGLALCGGTPRPNINVFDRQGGSLLKSVLAAPVPSGVAAGATIVGGQMFVGAGTGAFNEGADADREARRDTPLSAFCIQGSPGCVPNTCNDGNPCTYDYRDRGGTCRSEPGAEGLDCRVGEQNGQCAAGVCVVGAAG is encoded by the coding sequence ATGCGTTCGAGGGTCCGTCGCTGGATTGCCATCTGCGCGCTGGTCGCGCCCGTCCTCCTGCCGCGCGCGGGCAGCGCGTGCGTCGGCGACTGCAACGACGATCGGCGCGTCACGATCGACGAGCTGGTGCGGGCGGTCACCATCGCCCTCGGCGGCGACGCCATCGGGGTCTGCGACGCCATCGACAACAATCGCGACGGCGTGGTGGGGATCAACGAGCTGGTGCGCGGAGTCACCAAGGCGCTGTCCGGCTGCGGCGGCGGCCCCGCCGGCGAGGTGCTGTTCAGCCCGCAGAACAACCAGCTCGACGAGTACGATCTGGCGAGCGGGGCGGTGACGACGACCGTCCCCAACACCCACGCCAACATCAACGGCCAGATCTGCCTGCTGCCGGGCGGCGCCGGCAGCTACGTCGGCGGCGAGGACACCGGCCAGCCGGCGGTCCGTCCGGGGTGGGCGATCTTCTCGGCCGACGGCACCTTCCTGCAGAAGATTCCCCTTCCGGCGTTCGACAACGAGACCACCAACCCCGATCCGATCGGCTGCGTGGTCGACGCCGACGGGCGGCTGTTCGGCAGCGCCATCGGCTCCCAGGGCGGCGCCGACGGCCATCTCGTCGTGTTCTTCCCCCCGGACTACACCACCAGTTGCACGCTCGACGGCGGCCTGCGGACGCCCGGTCTGATGACCAGCGACGACGACGGCAACCTCTACGTCGCCGAGGCGGGGCCGCCGGGTCGGGTGCAGCGCTATGCGGCGCCGTTCCCCGCCAACGCCGACGAGTGCGACACGGTGGTGCCAGTGAAGACGCCGTTCATCGCCTACAGCGACGCGGTCGCATCCCTCGGCGTGGCGCGCGGTCGCGATGGCCACTTCTTCGTCTCGCAGGTGGTCGGCCTCGCCGGGCGGGACGCCGGCATCCGCGAGCACGCCGCCGACGGCACCTTCCTCCGCGAGGTGCTGCCGCCGGGCGATTGGGGCAACCCGGCCGGCATGGCCTTCGACTCGCAGGGCACGCTCTACTACGCCGACCTCGGGCTGAACGAGCAGAACGAGGACGTCGCCGGCGCCGGCACGCTGCGCCGCGTCACCTTCGACGACGCCGGCCGGCCGTCCGAGCCGGAGCTGATGCGACGCGGCATCAGCTTCCCCGACGGCCTGGCCGTGCTGCCGTCGCGCGCCGACGAGTGGCTCACCCTCGGCGGCAGCATCCGCCGCACCTACTTCAATCCGCGCGAACGGGCGCTCAATGCCGGCACGGCGCCGCAGTTGGTCAACAAGTGGCGCTACATGACCGGCGGCATGATCAGCGCCCAGGCCGCGGTCACCTGGGTGGACCTGCCGGGCGAGGGCCGGACGCAGATCGTCATCGTCCCCTCGTGGGATCGCTACGTGTACGCGCTGCGCGCCGAGAACGGCAGCCTGGCGTGGCGCTATCTCATGAAGCCGCAGCCGGGCACCTACTATCCGTACGCCGGCTCGCCGACGGTGGCCTGGATCGACGGCCAGCAGCGCGTCTACGTCCCGGGCGGCGAGACGCTCTACTGCCTCGACGCCACCACCGGCGCCGAGCTCTGGCAGTTCGACGCCGGCACCGGCTGCACCACCTGCACGACGCGCGAGGAGCGCAACCAGATCGAATCGACGCCGGCGGTGGTCGACGGCCTGGTGCTGCTCGGCATGGACACCAATGACGGCGTTCCCGGCAAGGGCGCCATCTTCGCGTTGCGCGCCGACGACGGCCGCCTCGCCTGGTGGTTCGACGTCGTCACCACCGCCACCTGCCGGCCCTTCGCCGAGGACAACATCCGCCGCTTCGACGGCTTCCACAGCGCCGAGGCGCTCGGCCTGCCGGAGGGATTCCTGGAGAGCCGGCCGGGCTGCGACTTCGACCGCACCAGCATCGGCTGCGGCAACATCTGGTCGTCGATGGCGGTCGACATGCGGCGGCGCCAGCTCTACACGGTATCGAGCAACTGCGACGTCGACGACGATCCCAACACGCCGCAGCCGCCGGTGACGCCGCCGCTCGAGGAGGCGATCATCGCGCTGACCCTCGACGGCGACCTGGCCTGGAGCTGGCGGCCCCGCGAGGTGGATCCCGACGATCTCGACTTCGGCGCCGTGCCGAATCTCTTCGAGGCGGAGATCGGCGGCGCGGTGCGCGACCTGGTCGGCGTCGGCGGCAAGGACGGCACCTACTACGCGCTCGACCGCGGCGGCGTGAACCAGATCAGCGGCGTCGTCGAGCCATACTGGGCGACCAACGTCGTTCCCGGCGGGCCGATCGGCGGCATCATCGGCTCGGCCTCGGTGGGCGAGGGCATCGCGGTGTTCAGCACCGGCTTCGGCTTCAGCATCAGCCGGCCGCAGAAGCCGTCGGTGCACGCGCTGAACCTCAGCGACGGCAGCGTCCGCTGGCAGGACTCGAGCGCCGACACGTCGTACGCGCCGTGCATGGGCGTGCCCGGGCTGGCGCTGTGCGGCGGCACGCCGCGCCCCAACATCAACGTGTTCGATCGCCAGGGCGGCTCGCTGCTCAAGTCCGTGCTCGCCGCCCCGGTGCCGAGCGGCGTCGCCGCCGGCGCCACCATCGTCGGCGGCCAGATGTTCGTCGGCGCCGGCACCGGCGCGTTCAACGAGGGCGCGGATGCCGACCGCGAAGCCCGGCGCGACACGCCGCTGTCGGCCTTCTGCATCCAGGGCTCGCCCGGATGCGTGCCGAACACCTGCAACGACGGCAATCCGTGCACCTACGACTACCGCGACCGCGGCGGCACCTGCCGCAGCGAACCCGGCGCCGAGGGCCTCGACTGCCGGGTCGGCGAGCAGAACGGCCAGTGCGCCGCGGGGGTGTGCGTCGTCGGGGCGGCGGGGTAG
- a CDS encoding NAD(+) synthase codes for MARPPGSPDRDFLDVRTHGFARVAVCVPPVRVADPAFNAAAHLEQLETVHRAGAHYALCPELGLSAYTCGDLFFQESLLAGVRAALAELAHASADWNLLFTVGAPLAIEGLLFNCAVTLYRGRVLAVAPKSYPPSYREFYELRWFRPAAETAVRELSLLGGDVPFGTDVLIRLPHLPGFVLHTDVCEDLWVPVPPSTLAALAGATVLANLSASNITVGKWEYRQELVRNSSARNLAVQMYSAAGFGESTSDLAWDGHGMVAERGRLIAETHRFMLGGTHVEVDVDLQALLQDRMRQTSFGANARDHGRAVRIVDCGPAADARPRATWERFERRVDARPFVPADAAERDVRCREVFLIQASALARRLHALPPAARRIVIGVSGGQDSTHALLVAAHALDLLHLERGRLLAITMPGFGTTARTRGNAERLARALHASFQEIPITGIGEAVYAAIGHPPEREDLTFENVQAWLRTLLLFATASQQRGINLGTGDLSEIALGWCTYGGDHLSHYGVNAGVPKSLISYLIAWAADVIFAGDAAVQAVLRDVLATPISPELLRPRDGEIVQVSEDVVGPYELHDFFLYHVLRFGAGPRRLARLALHAFDGRYDLATIRRWLLVFVQRFFANQFKREALPDGPKVGSGGSLSPRGDWRMPSDASPALWLAEAESVPVD; via the coding sequence ATGGCGCGGCCGCCCGGCAGTCCCGATCGCGACTTTCTCGACGTGCGCACCCACGGCTTCGCCCGGGTCGCCGTCTGCGTGCCGCCGGTGCGGGTCGCCGACCCCGCCTTCAACGCCGCCGCGCACCTCGAGCAGCTCGAGACGGTGCACCGCGCCGGCGCCCATTACGCGCTCTGCCCCGAGCTCGGCCTCAGCGCCTATACCTGCGGCGACCTGTTCTTCCAGGAGTCGCTGCTCGCCGGGGTGCGTGCCGCCCTCGCGGAGCTGGCCCACGCCAGCGCCGACTGGAACCTGCTGTTCACGGTCGGCGCGCCGCTGGCGATCGAGGGGCTGCTCTTCAACTGCGCCGTCACCCTCTACCGCGGCCGCGTCCTGGCGGTGGCGCCGAAATCGTACCCGCCGAGCTACCGCGAGTTCTACGAGCTGCGCTGGTTCCGGCCCGCCGCCGAGACGGCGGTGCGCGAGTTGTCGCTGCTCGGCGGCGACGTGCCGTTCGGCACCGACGTGCTCATCCGACTGCCCCACCTGCCGGGGTTCGTGCTGCACACCGACGTCTGCGAGGATCTCTGGGTGCCGGTGCCGCCGAGCACGCTGGCGGCGCTGGCCGGCGCCACCGTGCTCGCCAATCTCTCGGCCTCGAACATCACCGTCGGCAAGTGGGAGTATCGCCAGGAGCTGGTGCGCAACTCGTCGGCCCGCAATCTCGCGGTGCAAATGTACTCCGCCGCCGGCTTCGGCGAGTCGACCTCCGACCTGGCGTGGGACGGCCACGGCATGGTGGCCGAGCGCGGGCGGCTGATCGCCGAGACGCACCGGTTCATGCTCGGCGGCACGCACGTCGAGGTCGACGTCGACCTGCAGGCGCTCCTCCAGGATCGCATGCGGCAGACGTCGTTCGGCGCCAACGCGCGCGATCACGGGCGCGCCGTGCGCATCGTCGACTGCGGGCCGGCGGCGGACGCGCGCCCGCGCGCCACCTGGGAGCGCTTCGAGCGCCGCGTCGACGCCCGGCCGTTCGTCCCCGCCGACGCGGCGGAGCGCGACGTCCGCTGCCGCGAGGTCTTCCTGATCCAGGCGAGCGCGCTCGCCCGCCGGCTGCACGCGCTGCCGCCGGCGGCGCGCCGCATCGTCATCGGCGTCTCGGGCGGCCAGGATTCGACGCACGCGCTGCTGGTCGCCGCGCACGCCCTCGATCTGCTCCACCTGGAGCGCGGCCGGCTGCTGGCGATCACCATGCCGGGCTTCGGCACCACCGCCCGCACCCGCGGCAACGCCGAGCGCCTGGCGCGGGCGCTGCACGCCAGCTTCCAGGAGATCCCGATCACCGGCATCGGCGAGGCGGTCTACGCCGCCATCGGCCATCCGCCGGAGCGGGAGGACCTGACGTTCGAGAACGTGCAGGCCTGGCTGCGCACGCTGCTCCTGTTCGCCACCGCCTCGCAGCAGCGCGGCATCAATCTCGGCACCGGCGATCTCTCGGAGATCGCGCTCGGCTGGTGCACCTACGGCGGCGATCATCTGTCGCACTACGGCGTCAACGCCGGCGTGCCGAAGTCGCTGATCAGCTACCTGATCGCCTGGGCCGCCGACGTCATCTTCGCCGGCGACGCCGCGGTGCAGGCGGTGCTGCGCGACGTGCTGGCGACGCCGATCAGCCCCGAGCTGCTGCGGCCGCGCGACGGCGAGATCGTGCAGGTGTCGGAGGACGTCGTCGGTCCCTACGAGCTGCACGACTTCTTCCTCTACCACGTGCTCCGCTTCGGCGCCGGGCCGCGCCGCCTGGCGCGCCTGGCGCTGCATGCCTTCGACGGGCGCTACGACCTGGCGACCATCCGCCGCTGGCTGCTGGTCTTCGTGCAGCGCTTCTTCGCCAACCAGTTCAAGCGCGAGGCGCTGCCCGACGGCCCCAAGGTCGGCTCCGGCGGCAGCCTCTCGCCGCGCGGCGACTGGCGCATGCCGTCCGACGCCTCGCCGGCGCTCTGGCTGGCGGAGGCGGAGTCGGTGCCGGTCGACTAG